The DNA segment GTAGAGCTATCTAGTAACACCTGGTCGATTATGCCGTACTCTTTGGCTTCTCGAGGTGACATAAAGTAGTCTCGGTCAGTATCACGCTCGATTCGCTCTAGGGGCTGCCCTGTGCAGTCTGCCAACATTTGGTTTAGTTGCGATCGCACTCGCAAAATCTCCCTGGCCTCAATCTCAATATCCGTAGCCTGCCGCCGACCAGTGCCCCCCATCGGTTGGTGAATCATGATGCGAGCGTGGGGCAATGCCAAGCGCTTACCCTTGGTGCCAGCCGCTAGCAAGAAAGATCCCATAGAGGCTGCTAGCCCAACACAGATGGTAACCACCTCAGACTTAATATGCTGCATGGTGTCATAAATTGCCATGCCAGCCGTGACGGAACCGCCAGGAGAGTTGATGTACAGATAGATCGGCTTATTTGGATCTTCAGAATCTAGATAGAGCAGATAGGCTACGATCGCGTTGGCAATGCCATCGTCCACCTCTTCTGACAAAAAGATAATCCGTTCCCGGAACAGCCGCTCATAGATATTGATCCACTGCTCGTAGGGACTACCGGGAAGACGATAGGGAACGCTAGGAATTCCAATAGGCATAGTAGTGAAATAGGTGTAGTTAAGGGGTAAAGGGTTAAGGCTTGGTTTTTTTTTCCAAAACTAGGTCAATTAGACCGTAGTCCTTCGCTTCGTAAGGGGTCATATAGCTGACGCGATCAATATCCTTGAGAATTTTTTCGGGAGGTTGCCCAGTGTTGCGAGCCAGAATATCAACAATCAGAGCACGCTTGGCAAGCACAGCATCAGCACTAATTTCAATGTCGGTAGCTTGTCCACGGGTAGCACTAAACCGCGGTTGCGTCAAGGCAATACTGGTATGAGGCAGGCTAGCTCGTTTGCCCTTAGTACCAGATGACAACAACAATGCTGCCATACCAGCCGCATTACCCAGGCAGATGGTGACAATCTCTGACTTAATGTGCTGCATGGTGTCATAGATGGCCATACCAGCAACGATCGACATCAACCCTGTGGCAACATCGCCTAAGGAGTTGATATACAGATAAATCGGCTTAGATTTATCCTCAGAGTCGAGATACAACATGGCAGACACGAGGGAATTGGCCAGGGAGTCGGTAATAGGCTGGTTGAGAAAAATAATTCGCTCTTGGTTAAGGCGAGTGTAGATATTAATCCACTGCCAATAGGGACTGCCAGGAATGTTATAGGGTACGCGCAGAATGTCATCAACAGGCATAGACCAGCACCAAATTAGGAGGACGACGCACTCAAAGCCGGAGCAGGTACAGCCGTAGGCAACGCTTTTGTGCTTTCCAGCACACGATCGATTAAGCCATACTCCTTCGCTTCTGGTGGAGTTAGGTAAAACATGCGGTTAGTGTCCTTATCAATCTTTTCCACTGGTTGCCCTGTATTGCGAGCCAGAATATCTAGCATAGCAGCCTTGTTTGCCAGCACCTCTTTGGCATAGATCTGGATATCAGTAGCCTGGCCACGGGTGCCACTGCGAGGCTGGTTAAGGACGATCGTCGCATGGGGCAAACTCGCTCGAAAACCCTTCGTGCCTGATGACAGAATCATGGCTGCGGTTCCCATTGCTTGCCCAATACAAATGGTGTGAACCGGAGGCTTGATGTAGTTGATGGTGTCACAAATGGCAAAGGCTTCCGTTTCATACCCCAGCCAGTCACCTGTGTACCACGAGGTACCCGTTGAGTTGATGTAAAAGTAGATAGGCTTTTCTGGATCCTCGAATTGCAAGTACAACAGTTGAGCAATAATTAGTTTTGTCACGTCAACGCCGATTTGGCGTTTGTAGTCATCAGGGGAAACCAAGGGTGTTCCCAGATAAATGATCCGTTCCTTGAGTAACAAGGATGGCAAGTCTGGCGGTGGAGTACGGTAATAGGCATCCCCATAGTATTGGGTTTGCACAGCCCTAATTGGTTGACTCATGAGGGTTACACTATCGTATAGTCATCTCTTTTTCTTATAGTAGCGTGACCTAACGACTCTTTCAGGTGGATTACCGAACTGCAGCCGAGAGTGGCAACAGTAGATTTGCAGAGAGAGACTTAGGGCTTGTACAATCATGCGCGGTCAGGGTTAATACTAGCAACAGAGGGGGAACATAGTGCGGCTGTTTACAACGGTAGCTGGGTTACGTTGCTACTTGTCATTACAACGAGCGAGCAACAGTGTGGATATTGGCTTGGTACCCACAATGGGATCGCTGCACCAAGGACATCTCAGCCTCATTCAGCGAGCAC comes from the Cyanobacteriota bacterium genome and includes:
- a CDS encoding ATP-dependent Clp protease proteolytic subunit; the encoded protein is MPIGIPSVPYRLPGSPYEQWINIYERLFRERIIFLSEEVDDGIANAIVAYLLYLDSEDPNKPIYLYINSPGGSVTAGMAIYDTMQHIKSEVVTICVGLAASMGSFLLAAGTKGKRLALPHARIMIHQPMGGTGRRQATDIEIEAREILRVRSQLNQMLADCTGQPLERIERDTDRDYFMSPREAKEYGIIDQVLLDSST
- a CDS encoding ATP-dependent Clp protease proteolytic subunit; this encodes MSQPIRAVQTQYYGDAYYRTPPPDLPSLLLKERIIYLGTPLVSPDDYKRQIGVDVTKLIIAQLLYLQFEDPEKPIYFYINSTGTSWYTGDWLGYETEAFAICDTINYIKPPVHTICIGQAMGTAAMILSSGTKGFRASLPHATIVLNQPRSGTRGQATDIQIYAKEVLANKAAMLDILARNTGQPVEKIDKDTNRMFYLTPPEAKEYGLIDRVLESTKALPTAVPAPALSASSS
- a CDS encoding ATP-dependent Clp protease proteolytic subunit, coding for MPVDDILRVPYNIPGSPYWQWINIYTRLNQERIIFLNQPITDSLANSLVSAMLYLDSEDKSKPIYLYINSLGDVATGLMSIVAGMAIYDTMQHIKSEIVTICLGNAAGMAALLLSSGTKGKRASLPHTSIALTQPRFSATRGQATDIEISADAVLAKRALIVDILARNTGQPPEKILKDIDRVSYMTPYEAKDYGLIDLVLEKKTKP